Within the Dehalococcoidia bacterium genome, the region CGACCTGGCTCCTCTATGGCATCAAGCCCGTGATCATCGCCATCGTGCTGCAGGCCTTGTACGGGCTGCTGCGGACGGCGGTGAAGAAGGCCTTCCTCGCCGGGGCCGGCGTGGCGGTCTTCGCCCTCTACCTCGCAGGGGCCAGCGAGTTGCTGCTGTTGTTCGGCGCAGGGGCGCTAGTCCTGTTGGTCGAAAACGGCCGGAGAATTCCCAGTGTCCTGGGGGCGGGCGCCGCGGCGCCGCCGATCGCCGCCGGCTTGCCGTTGCTGACGGCGACGGTGGCCGCCAGTCCCGCCGGGTACAGCGCCCTCACGCTGTTCCTGACCTTCCTGAAGATCGGGGCTGTCCTCTACGGTTCCGGCTACGTGCTGCTGGCCTTCCTCCGAAACGACTTCGTGGTGCGCCTGGGCTGGCTGACGCAGGAGCAATTGCTGGACGCGGTCGCCATCGGCCAGATGACCCCGGGCCCCGTCTTCACGACGGCGACCTTCGTCGGTTACGTAGTCGGCCGTTTCGAGGGCGCCGTCCTCGCCACGGTCGCGATCTTCCTGCCGTCGTTCTTTTTCGTGGCCGCTATCAGCCCCTTCGTCACCCGCCTGAGGGCGTCTCCCTGGGCTTCCAGCCTGCTCGACGGAGTCAACGTGGCGGCCATCGGGCTCATGGGCGGCGTGACCTGGCGCCTGGCCAACGACGCCATCGTAGACGCCCTCACGGCCGCGCTGGCGCTGGCGTCCCTCATCGCCCTGATCCGCTTCCGGGTGAACTCAGCCTGGCTGATCGCCGCCGGCGCGGCCGCCGGCCTCGCATACGGCGCGATTCGTTAGACGAGGGCCGAGCGCGAGTCCAGAGTGCAAGGCAAGCGACGCTCCCCCGCTCTGGGCTCGGCGACCTGGCGGCAGGCGAGTCTAGGGCAGGCCCCAGTACACGACGCCGTTCTCTTCCCAGGTGGTGAGGCGCCCTTCGTTCGCCAGGTAGCGCAGGTGAGAGAGCGTCTCGCCGACCGCGGAGCGGCGCATCCAGGGCGTAAAGTCTTCGAACTTGCCGGTGGCCCAGGTGACGTGACGGGCGATGTCGTAGGCGGTGTGCGCCCCGCCTTTGATGGCGTCGATCATCTCCTGAAGCCGGACCTCATGGTGGTGCTCCAGCTCATCGAGCCGCGCTTCGAGGTCGTCGAAGGAGTACTCGTGCGCCGGCAGGACCTTCTTCGTGCGAAGGCCGCGGAGTTTCTTGAGCGAACGCAGGTAGTCGCCGAGAGGGTCGGCGTCGGACTGGGGGTGGAGGCTGACGTTGGGCGAAATGGTCGGCAGGATGTGGTCGCCGGTAAGGATTAGCTCCTGCTTCTCCTCATAGAAGCAGATGTGTCCGGGCGTGTGGCCCGGCGTCCAGATCACCCGGAACTCGAGTCTGCCGATCCGCAGGCACTCCCCGTCGGCGAGGGTATGGTCGGGCTGCGTCTCCTGCACGAAGCGGCGGGCAGGCATGCTGGAATACTGCAGCTCCTGGCGCTCCTCTCTGGGGATGCCGTGCTTCGCCAGCCAGTCGCCGACCTGGTTCAGCAGGGGGCCGGGGTTCGTATAACGCGACTGGATGAAGCCGACCTCGCGCTCATGGAGGAGCACTTCGCAGCCCGCCTCTTCGCGGATGCGGCCCGCCATCCCGTAGTGGTCGGGGTGGATGTGCGTGGCGATGACGCGCTTGATGTCCTTGAAGCCGAGGCCCAGGTCTGCGAGCTGGCGCTTGAGCGAATCCACTGACTCGTCGGCGTTCCAGCCGGGGTCGATGAGCGTGTAGCCTCCCGGCATCTCGATCAGGTAGGGGAGCACGTAGCCGATGGGGTTGTTCGGGATTGGTACCTTTAGCTGGTAAAGCCCCGGGATGATCTCCGGCATTCTCTAGCCTTTCGCCGCGGTCGCCCGCGCTGCCCGCACTGCGGGCCCAAAGAAGTGCCCTTGCTTTCGCGCATAGGGCCTGAGCGCAGCGTAACACGAACTGCCCTTATCGTTAACGTCAGGGGGAGGGCCGAAGCCGCGAAGCGCCGTCATTCCGGGCCGGCAGAAAGGAGGCGGGAGGGGGACGAA harbors:
- the chrA gene encoding chromate efflux transporter, encoding MRPQDLQEAKPGSLAEVAALYLKLGAIAFGGPAAHIAMMREEVVHRRRWLDDQRFLDLLGATNLIPGPNSTEMAIHVGFLRAGWRGLIAAGVCFILPAALMVLGLAWAYVEYGTRPAATWLLYGIKPVIIAIVLQALYGLLRTAVKKAFLAGAGVAVFALYLAGASELLLLFGAGALVLLVENGRRIPSVLGAGAAAPPIAAGLPLLTATVAASPAGYSALTLFLTFLKIGAVLYGSGYVLLAFLRNDFVVRLGWLTQEQLLDAVAIGQMTPGPVFTTATFVGYVVGRFEGAVLATVAIFLPSFFFVAAISPFVTRLRASPWASSLLDGVNVAAIGLMGGVTWRLANDAIVDALTAALALASLIALIRFRVNSAWLIAAGAAAGLAYGAIR
- a CDS encoding MBL fold metallo-hydrolase, with the protein product MPEIIPGLYQLKVPIPNNPIGYVLPYLIEMPGGYTLIDPGWNADESVDSLKRQLADLGLGFKDIKRVIATHIHPDHYGMAGRIREEAGCEVLLHEREVGFIQSRYTNPGPLLNQVGDWLAKHGIPREERQELQYSSMPARRFVQETQPDHTLADGECLRIGRLEFRVIWTPGHTPGHICFYEEKQELILTGDHILPTISPNVSLHPQSDADPLGDYLRSLKKLRGLRTKKVLPAHEYSFDDLEARLDELEHHHEVRLQEMIDAIKGGAHTAYDIARHVTWATGKFEDFTPWMRRSAVGETLSHLRYLANEGRLTTWEENGVVYWGLP